From the Fusarium keratoplasticum isolate Fu6.1 chromosome 14, whole genome shotgun sequence genome, the window CATCATCAATGATTGTCGCACTGAGCGTGCTGTTGGAATAATTGGGAGCTTCCCCCTCACTTCAGGGTCACATCACAAAGTCCTAGATTGAAAGTTAAAAGTCCTAGATGGAATCGCATGGGATATAAACCCCTAGGGAGCTCTCACCATGACAATAATAATAACAACCTTGATTTTATCAATCACACCCAGCATCACTGCGCAATTCAACAACATTTTGTATGAGGATATTTTTTTTTGCTGTACGGTTGGTGGGTACGTACGGCAGGTGGGTACTGCATGGTATCAATAGGGATGAGGTACAAGATGATCTGACCTGTTGAAAGACTGGATGGTCTTTGCTACAAGACCCCCAAAACAAGCTAGCTGATGTATGGAAAATACTAGCAGACAAGCTCAGGTCATCCAGTTTCCGCGGCAAACCCTTCGTCAAGGGCACAGACTGGCAAATCGACACCTGTACAGCATACCGTAGAAACTCGAAAAATTGAGCCTCTTGGCAAAGTGGAACCGGGCCAATTTCCCCGCCCACCTTTCCTGATTAGGAATAATGTGTCTATCATCAGCCGACCTCAATCCCTCTGATCATAGCTTCTCAAAATACCCTCACAACAGCTCCTCACGAGGCCCTCAAAAACACGCTTCTAATATGACTCTCAACCCGGCCGGCTTCATTGATATCATCTATATGTGGCCTCTCATTGGTCAGATTGCATAATCAATATTGGCAGATGTGACGGATGATTTCGCCAACGCGGCCTGCTTTGAAGTCGGACAGACTTGCCGCCTCACGTACAGAGATCCCTCCAGCCCAGGTATAAAAACCGGCATTTCCCTTACAAATGAAGGCATCCACTACGCTTGGTTAAGAGAGTTAAGTCGGCGAGGCTTTGACGATATCTTGGAAGCAGGAAAGGTGGTGTTACGTAAGGTTGAGAGCCGGGGTCGGCGATGGAAGAAGTGGGACTTCAGGCTAGGGGTCGAGAGGGAGTGGCAAGAAGGAATTGCGTTCTATTGGATCGAGGATGGGGTCCCCAATGACAAAGTGACTTCTTCCTCCATAGTAATTTCGCCCTGAGAGGAGGTACTAAAGTCCACAAGCCGATTTATTAGTTCTTCCCTGACATCTGACCTTGTGAAGTTGACCGTGACTCCTTTCTCCACAGCCATCCGTGCCAACTCTTCTGTAGAAAGAGAGGTCAGAGACTCAATAAGGTCATCTTCTGGGAAGCCTAGTTGTTCATCATCAAATGTAGAAGCTAtttcttggtgttgatcctctccttcttccgGATTTGAAGCTATTTCCCAGTTGCTGAAGTCaatctcttctttcttcatGTCTTTGATGCTgatcctttcttcttcacttcTATCAGGCCGTAAGCCAATTCCACAGGTGGAAAAGGACTTCTGAATCAACTCAGGTCGCTCTAGAAGTCGCTCCCAAGCCCGGCCGACGATGTGGGTTGTCATGACTCGCTTCTCAGTAGGGGTCCACTGCTTGGAATTGCGATCCGGGTCATTCTCTCTCTCTATGATCCACTCATCGGCATACTGCTGTAACCACGCTTTGGAGACCTTGTTGATAGATACATCAAGCGGTTGAAGAAGGCTCGTACAGCCCGGGGGTATCATCGCCGGCAGGATCTTCGACTCCTTCAGTAACGCGTTCACGTCGTCAGTCTTATGAAAACTCGCTACATCCATAACGAGCATAAATTCCCTGTGTTCTCTCTTGCAGGGGATAACCTCCTCGTTCAGCCACTTCAGGAATAACTTCTCGTTATTGTAGGCCGTCGGGTTGAACTCTACGGTAACCCCCGGATGATATAGATGACCTTCTCGCTGCATGATCTTCCCCTTCGGTGGTTCAGCGCCCTCGAATATGAGCTTTGGTTTGAGACGGCCCAGTCCATCAGCGAAGATAGACAGTAGAAGAGTCGCTTTTCTCTTGCTCCAGCCGCTTCTATCGGTCTTCCCGGAGACAGTCTTATCACCCTCGAGGGCGTAGGTTGATCCATCAAGGTATTCAAAAGGAATTGGTGTTTCATCAACGTTGAGGATACAGTTATTGTGAAACTGGCGTTTTGGGGAGTCGAGAAGATCAGGGATCTTTTCCCCTAGCTGATAGGGGTATTTGGGAGGGTCCATAGGGACTGGTGATGCCCTCCTTTGAGAGTTGCGTAAGATGAAGCGAAGGAAGCTATTGACAATGCGACGGTACTCTGCCGGGGTCTTCTGGGCTTGGTTGGTGACTCGCCGCTTCACGATACGGTGCCGCTTCTTAAAGTTCAAGAACCATCCATTAGAGAATGCGAATAGCTGCTTATGTTCTGGATAGACCTCTTTGAAGAGGGATTTAGCTGTAGACCGGAACCAAGAGACTGTAATGATTTTCTTCTCTGATCGCCGCTGAACGAACTGTCTGAATagctcttcttcaagctTCGGCCAGAAGGGTCTCCACGAGGGATCTGAGGCGATGATACCGAGGATCTTGTCTCGCCGCTTCCACCACCCGCGAACGGTCTtttccttgaccttgaaccACGTTGCTGCCTCAGAAATATACGGTTGACGATATCAATCAATAACTTGAACCCGCCTTGAACCCCTAGTATTCGCTTTTGGGTCATAAATGCGGTGGTTAATGAGAAACTGAAGAACCCGGACCTGCTTGGCGGGAGAGTGTGTTTCTTCCTTCCTTTGCAGTGGGGCGAATGGCTGTGATTTGCGCTCAGAAATTGGCTTGGGCTTTGGACCACGCTTACGCCTCGGCGTCACTTGTAAATTGGGCTCGCGCTGTTCGAGGACCATGATGACTCTCTGAAGATATATCAGAATGCTTCATTCCATGAAAAAGAGTGAATTTTGATCCCTTCATCAAGGGATTACTCTGATATCCGATTCATGAAGAGCCTCACGAGGCTTGACCCGAGAGGGCATAGCGGGCGGGGAAATTGGCCCGGTTCCACTTTGCCAAGAGGCTCAATTTTTCGAGTTTCTACGGTATCTTGATGCAGGTATCGACCCCAGCAAGCGGACATTTACTGCATCGCATTTTTCTAGAGGGCTACCTCGTAGGGGCACCGAGATAGCTACCACCCGATGTGTCAATACGACGATAGTCATTCGGAACGTCTTCCTCCGTGGAGGCCAgatgatcatcatcatcagctaCAACAAAGCGAGGGCATCAAATAACTACGCCTTCTATATCATCTTGTCGCACTGAGCGTGCTGAGAGGATCAAGGATCAGGTAAAGAATAATGGGCAGCAGCAGTGTGTTGATTGATTGTTGTCTGAGGTTATCTCTTGTGCGGGGTATTCCATCCCGCAGAGTTACTTAAGGCCCTGATCAGGGTCAGCAATCTGGGAGATCCCTGTCATCAGGTTTTCGGTGTAAATGAATGAGGGGACGCGCTTTGCTCAATTTGGCACCAATTCTAGCGGGGGATATAAGAATTGACTGTCTCAATTGCATAGCTGCACATAAACACCGCCACCTTCATGTACCAAGCTAGCCGGGAGCTTCGGGTTGCCCGTGACGGCAACGGGGATGTAGATCATACCGATTTTCGTGACTCAAATTGATACACTCGTGAGGGGGTGAAACGAGGCGATTCACAACTCCTGATAACTGTCAATAATGTcggttgaagacgaggaaaaTAAGGAAATTACGAACCTAATCGATGGCGacggcctcctcgagaatgAGGACCTTCTGCGCTACTTCatagaagaagatgaagtcaTTGCCAACCGCCACAGGGTTCTCATCCTGTTACGCTTCTTTGGAGTcattggagaagagagaccgAGCTGGCGaggccgccgacgccgccgcccccgTACTAATCGTCATCTTGCAAGAGACTATGCCTCGTGGCTGCTCGAGGGGATGATGATATGTTCAAGCACCTATTCCGTATGCCACAAGCCCTATTTCGAGACCTCTGCCGGTGGTTGAGGATTAATACTTCTGCTCGTGATAGTAGGCAGATATCCCTCGAGCAGAAGTTGATGATCCTGCTATGGATCTTCGCGTATGGGGAGCCGCAGAGGAATACTGCTTTTCGCTTCTGTGTCAGCTAAGGAACCGTCTCGAATATCTTCCATGAACTCCTCGAACCTCTTCGCCGACTGCATATACGCTTTGTTATGCAGCCAACAagtcatcttcttgatctaTCGGCTTTCGTGGAGTTATCCCCGAAAATGACTGCGTTCAACGGCGCCGTTGGAGCTATAGATGGTTGTCATATACCTGCCTATGTGCCCCGGAAGCATCAGAAGAGATATTGGTCCAGGGAAAACAACATATCACAGAATATCCTCACAGCAGTTAACTTCGAGGGATTCTTCGTATATGTGCTTGTGGGCGCCGAGGGTTCTATCAACGACTCCTCACTGATCCGGATTGCAAAGACTATTGACCTGCGAATCCCCTCAGCACGCTTCTTCATAGCTAATGCCGGGTTTGGCTCTAGTCGAGGCATCCTAATTCCCTTCCCGGGGACTAAATACCATCTCAAAGACTGGGAAGCTGCTGATCGACGGCCACAGAATAAAAAGGAGATATATAACCTTCGTCACGCCCAGCTTCGAGTCATCGTGGAGCAGATCTTTAGTCGAGTGAAAAGGAAGTTCAAGATCGTGAGGCACAGCGCCGCAGAATATGATATTCGGGATCAACAGCGTATTATCCTTGCGGTCACCGGTCTGTGGAATTTCATCTTAGGAGACGGCCTCGAGCCTAATGAGCGTGATCTTAATCTGCAGACATACCTGAATAACTTCCCTCACGCTCGGGCAGCGATGgaggcagccaagaggcGCGCGGATGACTTCGTGCCGACTCAGACATCCCGTGGATTACGTACGGCGATCGCGAGAGCGACTTGGCAGAGATATAATGAAGTATTAGGAataagaagagaagaaggagaagaggaagccagaAATCATCGTCGGCACAGAGGCAATAGAGGCGAGGAAGCTATTGAGATACGCGGCAGCGGCGAGAGCGAGGAAAGTGAAGGAGGTGAGGAAAGTGAATAGAGAGAGGGGCCGCAGCGAGGCTGAAGGCAGTGAGGGGTAATTTGAAGCTACAAAATCAGGTCTGTGATAGCTCTATTGAAGTCAGTAATAAGGCACCTGAATTAAGGTCAATTTATATAGGAAAAGCCCCCTTAGCAAGTATAACACTACatagcttcatcttcaaatCACAGTAACCATATAGCCTTATTCATAGCCTTATTCTGCCGGGCCAATTTGGCTCTCAACCcaggccttcttcacctccacTGAACCAAGCGCATTCCATATCACCGCATTCCTCACTTCTTTAAACATCGCGATCGCCCTCACGGCATAAGGTATACCGTATGCTTCTCCAATAACCTCCAAGCAGTTGCTAACAGCCCTCTCTAGATCCTCTGACCCGGCTGCCCGTAATGTGACGGAAAGGCGCCTCGCAGAATCCtcatgaagaagctcctTTAACTCCTCCGCTGTGATCGTGCCCTGGCccttcgacttcttccttgacgatgatgaagtcTGTGTGTGATACTCAGAGATAGCGGTACGTTGCCGCTCTCGCAGGCgtgtggaagaaggagttaACCTTATTGCCGGCGTATGAGACGTGCGAGGCGACGCAGGAATCGGTTGTGAATCCCCTCCTTCGAGCAGAGAGTCGGGAAGTTGCAAGGAATTAGGAAGTTGACTCTGTGGCTGACTGTGCGGCAGACTATTTAGTCTATTccctgcctcctcttcaataTCGACTTTAAtttcgtcctcctcctcttcttcttcttcttcatcgtcgtcggccatcAGGGCATCCgaatcttgagcttctgccgCACTTCCTGCGTGCCCTCCCCATGCCCGCTCGTCTGTCGCTGCGGTGATAAGACGACCTGCCGGCGGGTCATCTGAGAAGATCTCCCCCCATGAATCAAAGGAGATATAAGGACCGATAAGAAGTCCGTCGCTAATGACTTTATTCCCATGATGAGGATTCCTATCCCTGACCTTCTTGGCGTTAGATCGACTCATATAAAGCCGCCCAGTATCTTCGTCATACTCCGTGCCCGAGAGGTCAGCAGCATCACGAAAAACACGCCAGAATCCCTTTAGATTCCTCAGCTTATTCTTCAACGTCTCATATCCCCACATATTAGACCCCCATCTCTCTTAGAAGCCGGGAATAAAGCTCTCCAATACACGTCGGTATGGCATGACTTTATTCACATTCAATTCGCCGTCTCGACGagcctccaggagcttctgAAGGAAGTATAACGTCTGCTCGTCAGTCCAATGCCAGCCCCGACTATTATGAAGCTGTGACTCGGCCGGCTGCGTGCTTGGATCGCGAGGGTAGGTGGGCGGCATCTCTGATTCCTCTTGTGTAGCCGGCAGCGATTGAGGACCTCGTCGGGACTGCCGACGGGCTCGTGAGAGCGGCATCTCTTCGATTTAGGTATATTTTCTATGGGAATCGCAGGAACAatactcttcttctcgaaaATTGCGTCTCAAAGCGTTGAAATTGAGCTTCAAATGCGATGTGTTtacctcctcaagatcacAGCCGTGATGACTTCACTATGACCCTCTGGCACGTGGGGCAGGGCGGTCAGAGCCATCGCCGGTTGAGGAATAGCTATGAACATGACGGGGTTTTGGGTACAAGACGGTGGCTGCGCTAATTTTATGCGATAGGATGTCTTTCCTGATAACCGGGATCAGTCAGAACCCAGTCCCTGATCTGGGCCTAAAGGAAAGGATATGCGCAGGGGCGAAATCGAATCAGAGCTATCTAAATGTAGGGAAGTGGGGTACTATGGATTAATATTCGGGGCGCTTCCATGCACCACGCGTATGAAACCGGGGAGAGCGTGCACGTATCCTATTACTCTCTTTCCTCGTCTTGCCTCGTCTTATCTCTCTATATATTAGTATGCCTAGACTTACTAAAAGTAGAAATAGACATAGCAGTTGGTAGCATGATGGCGAACTACCTTTGAGTGTTTATGGGGTAGATACGGACAGCATCTTTGGAGTCGGAGGAACGACGGATTTCCTTAACCTTGACACCTAAGTTGCTCATGGTTGCGGATGTGATATGGGTATTAGGAAATGGATATAGGGGATGTGTGTTTCGCTTGAGTTGTTTGCTTGGTAACCATGGAATATTAGATGGTTGTAAGAACCGGCGATATTTAGCCTCATATATACGAATACAAAAAGCTGCCAATTCGGCTTAGGATTCAATCATGTTCAGCTatcccatcgtcatcatgatCGTAGATTGCATGAGGGTGAAATAAAACCAAGACAGTCAGACCCGTCATTTAGACCATCGGCCGACGTCGTATTTCTTAAGCCCATAACCTCTACTCCTAACAGGGAATAGCATGTCTGCCGATCACACCAACTTACCGCGAGCCTTTGAGTTGAAAAATCTCTACTCTTTTGACTCCACTAAGCGGGTATCTATGAGACAGCGACAAACGTTGGAGATGGTACAGCGgcttcgtcgaggccagACTTATCACGATGACACTGCTTCGCCGTGTTCTGGGCTTTATCGACATGGCCGTGATGCCCAAGACGCCATCGCACATGGGTCTGACGCGGGTACACTACGCCGATTGACACTAGGTACCGAAGACTCGCCCACAGCCAGTAGCCGTGGTATGAAAGGAATTGACTTGGTTGGCACGGACCAACGCGACGCGAAAACGGGCCCCGTTTCGCGATCGCGGTTTAGAGCTGGAAATGAGAACGGGCCCCGTTTCGTCTTCGAATGACCCCTGTGAGAATGGAGAGGCATGATTGGTTGAAAAGCGGAAACGGGCCCCGTTTCGGTCTTTAATACTTGAGTAGGTATACAGTATAAGTGCGACGCATGGTTGGATGCGACGCACGGGTGACATACCGTATCGACTCGACAAATTGATAAAACCTGGTGGGTCCTGGCACCCCTGCTTCATGCAAGTTCTATTCCTCATATAGTTAGTATGTGATGATAAACTCTCGAGGCTCTTCCCCGCAATATCAGACAAGGGTTTTGCAATGTTTGAGGGATTTTCCCCCTTCCAACGTAAATCACCTGTTTTTTCATCCGATGTGAAGCTATCATGACCCCGTTTTTCCGTCAAAATGACACTTGTGGAGCGGTCAGTCAATATTACGCCTCGGAAATCAGgaccaaagaagaagccgctgTCCCATCGGAAATATACTCCTCCAAAACCACTGCAACGCCGTGAGAATACATACTCACCACGCAAGAAAGTCGAGGTCCTTATGTTCCTAGAGCATCATAGGATATACGATCCAGATCACTACTTTTCTGTCAATGGTTATCGTCATCCACTGGCCAAAGAAGCCTCAATCCAGTTCTTAATTCCCGAGCAGACAATATACCGTTGGAAACGGGATAAGGAGGCCGCCCTTGACATCAAGAAACGAAGCTATTCCCCCCACTGGCcggacctcgaggaggagctttTCCGGCTGTTTCTGGAGGCCCGGGACAAGAAGCTTATCGTAACGACTGGATGGTTCAGGAGACAGGCCCAGATTATCTGGGAAGATAAATACCCTCAGTCAGTGAAGGTATTCACATTCTCAAATGGTTGGTGGCTGGGCTTTAAGCGGCGGCGAGGCATCGTCAAGCGTCGGATCACTAAGGAGTCAAGTCGTCGCCCTGAGGAATACAGGGCTGTCACGAATAACTTCCTCTGCTTTATCCGCCGGGTATCTAACAACACCAATACACTGCAATTGCGCCACGACCAGTCACCCAAAATGactataaattatatccTCGACTCGCCCGTTCGTCGCTTTGAGAAGAAATGGACTTTAAACGTCGATGAGACCCCGATTCCATTCGAATATCTCGATGGAAGTACGTGGGAATTACGTGGGGCAAAAACCGTGGCCGGCAAGACCGACCGTAGCGGGTGGAGCAAGAGACAGGCCACCCTGATCATGTACATCTTCGCCGACGGGTCTTTCCGACTAAAGCCCAAGATCATCTTCCACGGCACCGCCGGTCCAAAAGGCAGGATTTTCGCAGATGAGGGCCATCTTTACGCACCAGACGTGACTGTCGCGTACAATGAGACAGCGTACAACAATGAGGACTTATTTTATGACTGGATCAAGGACGAATTAGCGGACGTACAGGCGAAAACACGAGACTTCCTTCTCGTAATGGACGTCGCCACATTTCACAAGACTGACAAAGTCACAGACCAGCTACGGCAACAGAAGGTGACGAGGGCGCTTATCCCGCCGGGCTGTACGGGTCAGCTTCAACCGCTTGACGTGTCCGTCAACAGACCATTGAAGGACTTGCTACGAGAAGAAACCCTTATTTACATGATAAATAAGGAGGCCCAAGGGCAGACAGAGTGGTCCGTCAAGGATAAGAGGATAATGACAACATGGGTCGTCTCACGGGCTATCCAACGACTTGCCCAACGCCCTGAGATGATTGCCAAGTCATTTACAACCTGCGGTATTAGTGTGAGACCCGACGGGAGCCAAGACCACCTCATACACATCAAAgacatcgacgagatcgatTTTACGGGTTGGGAGACTGCTGAGGAGATTatcgtcaaggaggaagaagttgtGAATACCCTCACggactttgaggagcttaTGTTAGCTGGGGACGAAGACAACACCCCAGAGGACCTTTATATTGGTCTCATGCAGCTAAAGAAGGAACAGCTGAAGACAATGGCCAAGGGGCTTGGACTTTTGGTGGGTGGGAATAAGGATGATATTGTGAGACGGCTGATGAGGAAATATACCGATGGGACTACTGCCGAGGCCCCGATTAcagtggaggaagagcctgAATCATGTATTGTAGTTGTACCTTAGCTATTGACTTGTCCTTCGTCGTCTCTATCGACCTTGCAAAAACACACCTTTCCCCGGCTCAAGACATCATTGGCAGCCTAACTACTTCGCACCCTAACCCAACCGTAGTAATAGCCTTCTTTTGCTAGGGAAATCCCTGTATTTTGACCGGGCGAGGAGGGCTGCCTGTACTCGAGGCGGTAGGTCTGTCTGATCTCGAAGGGTTCGGCGCGTTCAAAGTCGTGTGTAACGTCTATTCGGCCCTGGTTAGCTTCCGTTGGGAATGCCCTCACTTCTGCACATACAGACAATATCAATGAAGCCGCACaccggcgatggcctcgattGGGGCATGCCGGCGGCCGTAACGCGAGGAATTTGCCAAAATCAAGGAAGAGGGGGAGATGAGCTGACGTTGTGTTCTGATTCTCATACTAACTGTATGAGGAATAGAACTTGCATGAAGCAGGGGTGCTAGGACCCACCAGGTTTTATCAATTTGTCGAGTCGATACGGTATACGTTATTGCATTATTAAGAGAGGTTATATACTTGTTGAATATGTGGGGTGTCACGTGTGGGTCAAGGATCTTAAGATGAAAAGCAGGTCCTTCAGGGGCAGATACTGAACCAGAACACCAACACAACACGAATACACTGATTCAACCAATGGACCGAATACACGTACTGTTTGACAATACTTTGGTTCAGGGTAGCTGTTTATTGAAATGAGAAGATTTAAGTTGCTTAATTTATACTAAATGAATAGTAGGAGAACTACTATATATGTACAGGCACGGTCTCTGTGGAATGTTCCACCTTCTTCCACACCTTGCCACCGACTTGGTCGCCTCACACTTGTGATTTCCAACAGTGACAGGTGCTGATTAAGAGGTAATACCCGCAGCATCAAAGACACCAGCCAGTTTATTGGCACCTTCGATAACACCGTCCCAGGAGGCatggatctcgtcgacgtcCTCCTGGGCTAGGACGATACCCTCGAACTGCTCGAGATTGTTCCTGACGTTGGAGGTGGCAGTTCCCATCCCCTCGAGCAGGCCATTGAAGCCGCCGAGCTCAATCTCGACCCCGCCCACCTTGGGCTGGAGGTCCTCGATGCGTTGGGCCTGGAGGTCGAGCTCGCGGCGGGCATCCTTGAGCGCCAGGATGGAGAGACGCACATCACGGATGCTTGAAGACTCAAGGGCCGTCTTgaccgtcttcttggccaccttgAAGCCGACCTTGGCGAACTTGCCGGCCGCCACCTTGGCCGCGACTGAGGGGCTCAGCGCACCGAGGGAGACGATGGCGCCACTGAGGGTGAAGGCGAGAGCCACCACCTTGGCGACCAGGCTGATGATGTTCttgcgctgctgctcctcgagctcctcgatgtTCTCGTCCAACTCGCCAATCTCTtccttgaggtcctcgagcGTCGTCCGCATCGTTGTCGTGATGCCCGCAAACCAGGCCTTGACGTTCTCGAGGTAGTAGTCGTACGAACTGAGCGCCTTGTCCAGCGCCACGTCGTTGAAGTACTGACTGTTAGCCATCACCCGGCTCAGGGACTCCGCTCCTGTCACGAGATACTGAACCCGAAGCTTTTGGAGGAGAGCCATGGCTTCTATCATATTGACAGTGGGGAATTGTTTCGCGCCTGCGTCGGCGAACCTGAGGCGGAGTTCCACGGCGATTTCCTGGAGCGATTGCCGAATGGGACCTTCGTCGACCTGGTCTAGCTCGTCATCcccgtcttcctcttcataGTAGTTGCCGAATATGCCAGCGAGGGTCGGGGTTGTAGCCAGTCCATCTAGGACCTCAAAGCTAAATTTAGGGAAAGCGGCAAGGTTAGTTCTATAAAAaatagtaaaaaaaaaaaataaaaacgGTCGCATAAGGTGCAGCACAGTGATTGGAAGGGTTTTCACGTACAAGTTTTGGGCGCCTGCAGCCTGTTTGGTGAGATTCCCAGCTAGAGTGGCGGCGGGCTtgagggcgttgacgagGGTTTGCTTGTTCTCCTCGGGGGGCTGAGCTCTATTACGCCTGGCAAGCTGGAGGGCCTGGGATCGAACCCCCTGTccggcgaggatggcgcgGACTTCGCGGGCATCCTGAGCGATGGTGTCCCATTGAATGGCGGCGATGTCCTTTTGCTGGAGAATCTCTGGGACTGCCACGATAAAGGTCTGGACAACATCTAGGACGGCGTAGATGTCGCCTAGCCGTCCGCTCACTTCTTGTACCATCTGCTGCCATGTACTGAGAGGTAGCTGTCAGCGAGCAGGTACCATATACTGGTTCAGGAATTGGATTTTACACAATGTGATTGGTAAAGTAGAGGCTTGAAGACTTACAGTTGATCATCGAGGAATGTGGAACCACTCAGGGCCTGTTTCTGGAAGTCGCCTATGGCCGAGTTGAGTCTGCTGATATCTCTCTCGAGTTGTTTGCTGATTTCGGCCTTTTTCTTCAAGACCCAGGCCGTGAGGGCCGCGGGTGACATGTAGACATACCAAGGCGCCGAGCTGGCAACCGCCTTCCTTTTCTCGTCCGCGACGGCCTTGGCTACTTTGATCTGGTTCTCGAGTCTGTCAATGTCGCGCTCAAGGCCTTGCTGATAGTTGGTCGCGCCGTGATTCGCGTTGATAAAGGCGTTGTTGGCCTCGGCAGCGTATCCCTGGGCTTCCCTGCATGTAGCAATCGCGGTCTCGAGGTGGATTTCCTTCATATCGCTCTTCCTCCATGCCTCAAGGGCGTCCTGGGTCTGTCCGCAGACGtcgatggtcttgtcgaggagcttcGCAACGGCCCTGCCGGCCTTGGCGACCTCCGCTTCGATGGGCCGGGTCGCAGCCGAAGCCTTGAAGGGCAGTGGGTTGGCCCAGACGCTAGTCTTGGAGCGGAGTCTCGTGACATCGAAGAAGACGCCGGCCTTGACGACTGCGGCTCCGAGTTCGACGCGCTCGGCCCTGTCCAGAACGACAGCCTCTTCTAGCTTGGCTTCGTATCCGGCAAAGTCACCCTTATCGAGACAGACGCGGGCCTCCTCTATCATTTCGTCCGCCGTGGGCTCGCGGTTTGCAGCGGCTCTCGGCATCCCGCGTGCGGCGGCACTGGtggggatgatgatgccctGGCGATTCAACATATCCACGTACGCCTGGGACGCGTtctcgatggcctcggtCCTGGAAATGGCCTCCTCGTACAGCTCGGGAGACAGGAGCATGCCGAAGATGTCCTCGGCCATCAGGGGCAGGTAGATCTCGTCGATGGTTTGGGCGTCGAGCTTCAGTTGGCCCCAGAACTGCTTCAGGGAGTCATAGCTGCCCTCGAGGTCGATGAAcctcgaggagatgaaggtgaGTTCGTTGATCGCGCTGGTGACAGCGTCGACCGCCAGCTGTCCCCTCTCGACTTCGCCTCTCAGATCCGCCATCTTTGTCCCTGTcacggcggc encodes:
- a CDS encoding DDE-1 domain-containing protein, whose protein sequence is MVLEQREPNLQVTPRRKRGPKPKPISERKSQPFAPLQRKEETHSPAKQVRVLQFLINHRIYDPKANTRATWFKVKEKTVRGWWKRRDKILGIIASDPSWRPFWPKLEEELFRQFVQRRSEKKIITVSWFRSTAKSLFKEVYPEHKQLFAFSNGWFLNFKKRHRIVKRRVTNQAQKTPAEYRRIVNSFLRFILRNSQRRASPVPMDPPKYPYQLGEKIPDLLDSPKRQFHNNCILNVDETPIPFEYLDGSTYALEGDKTVSGKTDRSGWSKRKATLLLSIFADGLGRLKPKLIFEGAEPPKGKIMQREGHLYHPGVTVEFNPTAYNNEKLFLKWLNEEVIPCKREHREFMLVMDVASFHKTDDVNALLKESKILPAMIPPGCTSLLQPLDVSINKVSKAWLQQYADEWIIERENDPDRNSKQWTPTEKRVMTTHIVGRAWERLLERPELIQKSFSTCGIGLRPDRSEEERISIKDMKKEEIDFSNWEIASNPEEGEDQHQEIASTFDDEQLGFPEDDLIESLTSLSTEELARMAVEKGVTVNFTRSDVREELINRLVDFSTSSQGEITMEEEVTLSLGTPSSIQ